In Numenius arquata chromosome 17, bNumArq3.hap1.1, whole genome shotgun sequence, a genomic segment contains:
- the SMIM36 gene encoding small integral membrane protein 36, which translates to MKLHSLGLHSIVWDQMEFYLEIDPVTLNLIILVASYVILLLVFLISCVLYDCRGKDPSKEYAPEVPADTQPPIRLVVMQQGSPGTRWAKGLVSAYENSSDLPGKRTTVV; encoded by the coding sequence ATGAAACTTCATTCTCTGGGTTTGCACTCAATAGTATGGGACCAAATGGAGTTTTATTTGGAGATTGACCCTGTTACCTTGAATCTCATCATTCTGGTAGCTAGTTATGTTATTTTGCTTCTGGTTTTCCTGATCTCCTGCGTGCTCTATGACTGCAGGGGGAAGGATCCCAGCAAGGAATATGCTCCCGAGGTCCCTGCAGACACCCAGCCTCCAATCCGGCTGGTGGTGATGCAGCAAGGCTCCCCCGGCACCCGCTGGGCAAAGGGGCTCGTCTCTGCCTACGAAAACTCCTCCGACCTGCCAGGGAAAAGGACTACTGTTGTGTAA